The Capra hircus breed San Clemente chromosome 2, ASM170441v1, whole genome shotgun sequence genome window below encodes:
- the UBXN10 gene encoding UBX domain-containing protein 10, whose protein sequence is MATEAPVTIAPAECSPVGSTATDSFLWQPDSLNMHVTRPKSAKGRTRPRLYKHLGTEGCSGRTPASLPPAIPCESPSSQKPGACTPRSPDQGAPSEIPELLQQAPFGASSSLNKYPVLPSINRRTLEEGALETVAKKAGSLQLSSAQALSQEEACTTKMGEKDPQAQTCSPERRVLVQTERQTSSRAGDLKEPSDEEPRLLLAIRSPSGRRFIRHFRPTDDLQTVVAVAEHKNKATYQHCAVETMEVPRRRFSDLSKSLQDCGIPNKSVLGISQEEGEGWS, encoded by the coding sequence ATGGCCACCGAAGCCCCTGTGACTATAGCCCCCGCTGAATGCAGCCCTGTTGGCAGCACGGCGACCGACAGCTTCCTTTGGCAGCCAGACTCACTAAACATGCATGTCACGAGGCCCAAGTCTGCCAAGGGACGTACTCGGCCAAGGCTGTACAAGCACCTGGGCACAGAGGGTTGTTCTGGCCGCACCCCAGCTTCTCTACCTCCGGCCATTCCCTGCGAGTCGCCGAGCAGCCAGAAACCTGGAGCCTGCACCCCCAGATCTCCAGATCAGGGAGCCCCCAGTGAGATCCCAGAGCTGCTGCAGCAGGCGCCCTTTGGGGCGTCCTCTTCCCTCAATAAATACCCAGTCCTCCCTTCCATCAACAGGaggaccctggaggagggcgcccTGGAGACTGTCGCTAAGAAGGCTGGCTCCCTGCAGCTCAGCAGCGCCCAGGCTCTTTCCCAGGAGGAGGCCTGCACCACAAAGATGGGTGAAAAAGATCCCCAGGCTCAAACCTGTTCCCCAGAGAGGAGAGTCCTCGTGCAGACCGAGAGACAGACCTCCTCCAGGGCCGGAGACCTGAAAGAGCCATCAGATGAAGAGCCAAGGCTGCTGCTCGCCATCCGCTCACCCTCAGGCCGAAGGTTCATCCGCCACTTCCGGCCAACTGATGACTTGCAGACCGTCGTGGCCGTGGCCGAACACAAGAACAAGGCCACCTACCAACACTGTGCCGTTGAGACGATGGAGGTGCCCAGGAGACGTTTCTCTGACCTCAGCAAGTCTCTGCAGGACTGTGGAATCCCCAACAAGTCGGTGCTGGGCATCTCCCAGGAAGAGGGGGAAGGTTGGTCCTGA